Proteins co-encoded in one Archocentrus centrarchus isolate MPI-CPG fArcCen1 unplaced genomic scaffold, fArcCen1 scaffold_27_ctg1, whole genome shotgun sequence genomic window:
- the rpl35 gene encoding large ribosomal subunit protein uL29 produces the protein MAKIKARDLRGKKKEELLKQLDDLKNELSQLRVAKVTGGAASKLSKIRVVRKSIARVLTVINQTQKENLRKFYKGKKYKPLDLRPKKTRALRRRLNKHEESLRTKKQQKKDLLYSVRKYAVKA, from the exons ATG GCCAAAATTAAGGCAAGAGATCTGCGGGGCaagaagaaggaggagctgCTAAAGCAGCTGGACGACCTGAAGAATGAACTGTCCCAGCTCCGTGTGGCCAAGGTTACCGGTGGAGCTGCGTCCAAGCTCTCCAAGAT CCGTGTTGTTCGCAAGTCCATCGCCAGAGTCTTGACTGTAATTAACCAGACACAGAAGGAGAACCTGAGGAAGTTCTACAAG ggcAAGAAGTACAAGCCCCTGGATCTGAGGCCCAAGAAGACCAGAGCTCTGCGCCGCCGGCTTAACAAGCATGAAGAGAGCCTGCGCACCAAGAAACAGCAGAAGAAAGACCTCCTCTACTCAGTCCGCAAATATGCTGTCAAAGCTTAG